The sequence below is a genomic window from Meiothermus sp. Pnk-1.
GAAGCTGCCCAGGGAGCGCACCACGTCCAGCGCCGAGAGGGACCCTCCGCGGAAGAGGATCTCGTAGTCGCGCCGGGGTACCCCGCTGCAGGCGCAGACCAGGTCGTGCAGGGTGAGGGTCTGGGAGAGCTGGGGATCGGCCACGCGGAACTGGGGGAAGACCGCCCGCGCCGGGGTGTCCCAGCGCATCTTGCCCGCGTCCACCAAGGTGGCCATGAGCAAGGTGGTGAGGGACTTGCCCGCCGAGCCGATCATGAACTGGGTGTCGAGGGTGACCGGGGCCTCCTTGCCCAGCTCACGGACGCCAAACGCCCGCTGATAGACCACCCGGCCCCCCTGCACCACCGCCACCACGGCTCCTGGAACCTGGGCCCGTTGCATGGCCTGCGAGATGTAGCCTCCCAGCTCGGCGGCCATGGCCGGGTCGAAGGGCTTGGGGGAGGCCGCGCTGAGGTCGGTCTGCTCGAGCTGGGCGATGCGCAGCCCGGAGGCGATGATGTTGACCTGGGAGCCCCGGCGGGCGAGGGCCTCGGTGCGGGCGTCCACCAGCACCAGGTAAACCCTCCCCCGGTACCGCTGGGCCAGGCCGATAACGGTGCGCTCGGGCGGGGTCTTGTAGGCTACCTGTACGGTCTGCTCCACCCCGCCCTGGCTGGGGGGTTGGGCGCGGTTCGCGGCGGGGAGGGCGAAGCCGGGATCCACCCGCCGCCAGCCCGCGGCCAGGGCCTCATCCGGGTCGCTCCCCTCCAGCGCCAGCAGGTAGACCCGGATCCCCCCCTCGGGGTCGGTGAGGAGGGCGTACCCCCCTTTGGACTCCGCCTTCCACCCGGTGGGGAGGGGGGCGGTGTAGAGGCCGTCGGGGTCGCGGTAGGACCCCTGCCCGAGGGCGGGGGAGAGGGCGGCCAGCAAGAGGAAGATGAGAATGAGTCCCGGCATGGCTCATGCTTGCCCAGGCCCGTCATGCCACCGTCAGCCCGCGGGGGTCCGGGGCGGGGTATACTTCACGGCGTGCAGGGCAGGGGCTGGCGGGGGGTGGCCGAGGTGTTCGGGGTGTTCCTGCGGCTGGGGCTCACCTCCTTTGGCGGGCCGGTGGCCCACCTGGGCTACTTCCGCGAGGAGTTCGTGCGGCGGCGGGGCTGGCTCGATGAGCGGGCCTACGCCGACCTGGTGGCGCTGTGCCAGTTCCTGCCGGGGCCGGCCAGCTCGCAGGTGGGCATGGCGGTCGGGCTGTATCGGGCCGGGCTGGGGGGCGCGCTGGCGGCCTGGCTGGGCTTCACCCTGCCCTCGGCGGCGCTGCTGGTGCTGTTTGCGCTGGGGGTGGCCCGGCTGGAGGCGCTGGGCTCGGCGGGGTGGCTGCACGGGCTGAAGGTGGTGGCGGTGGCGGTGGTGGCCCAGGCGGTGTGGGGCATGGCCCAAACCCTCACCCCCGACCGGCCCCGCCTCACGCTGGCCGTCGCGGCGGCCATGCTGGCCTTGCTGCTGCCGGGTTCGCTCGTGCAGGTGGCGATCATCGCCGCTTCGGGAGCCGCGGGCGTGTGGCTGCTGCGAGGACCGGTAAGCGAGGGCCCAGCTTCCCTCCCCCTGCAGCTAGGCCGCCGCTGGGGCCTGCTGTTCCTGGCCCTGTTCTTCGCCCTGCTGCTCGCCCTGCCCCTGCTGTGCCAGACCCCGGCCCTGGCCCTCTTCGACAGCTTCTACCGCGCCGGAGCCCTGGTCTTCGGCGGAGGGCACGTGGTCTTGCCGCTGCTGCAGGCCGAGGTGGTGCCGCCCGGCTGGGTGGACCCCCAGGCCTTCGTGGCCGGCTACGGAGCGGCGCAGGCGGTGCCGGGGCCGCTGTTCACCTTCGCCGCCTACCTGGGCGCGGTCAACCGGGCGGGGCTCGCGCCGTTGGTAGGGGCGGCCATCGCCCTGGTGGGCATCTTCCTGCCGGCCTTCTTGCTGGTGGCGGGAACCCTACCCTTCTGGAACCGCTTGCGCGGCCACCCAGGGGTGCAGGCCGCCCTACGGGGGATCAACGCTGGGGTGGTGGGCATCCTGCTGGCCGCGCTGTACACCCCGGTCTGGACCAGCGCCATCGGGAGCGGGGCCGACTTCGCCTTGGCCCTGGGCTGCTTCACCCTGCTGGCCCACTGGAAGGCCCCGCCCTGGCTGGTGGTGCTGCTGGCGGCGGGGGTGGGGGGGGTGCTGGGCTGAGGCCCCGACGGGGAGCCGGAGCAGGGCCAGCTCCTTGCCCTTGGCCTCCACCATGACGTCGGCGGGGCCGGGCAGGGCCTCGAGGAGGGCGTGCAGATCCTCGGGGAGGATTTCGAAGGCGTGGGCCCCCGGGCGCTTGGCCGGGTCCTGGCTGGCCAGGTGGACCTTGGGCCGGCCCGGCCAGGTGGGGAAGGCCAGGCGCAGGGCCTCCCCCAGGCTGAGCCGGCCGGGGTTCAGGGCGTGGTGGAGGGTGTCGATCACCAGCGGCACCCCCAGCCTCTCGGCCACCCGCAGCACCTCCTCCGCCGCCCACAGCCGCTCGTCGTGTTCCAGGGCCAGGTAGCGCAGGACCTCCCCCTCGCCGCGGAGGTTCTCCACAAAGCGCTCCGCGGCCCGCTCCCGCTCGCCGTAGACGCCGCCCAGGTGGAGGACCAACACCCCGTCCTCGGCGCCCAGGAGGCTCAGAACCCGCGCCGAGTAGCGCAGCTCGGCCAGGGAGCGCTCGACCACCCCTGGGGTGGGGCTGGCCGGGTTGACGTACTGGCCGGGGTGCATCGAGAGGCGCTGCCCCAGGGTGCGGGCCAGGGCCCCCAGCCGGGCCAGCTCCGCCGCGTGCGCCGCCTCCCAGCGGTAGGGGAAGCGGGGGTGGGAGGCGAAGGGGATGAGCCCCTGGCCGATGCGGAACAGGGCCAAGCCCCGCTCGGCGTTCCAGCGCAGGATGCGCTCCAGGTCCCGCAGGTTGGCCTCGGCCTTCTCCCGCGCCCGCTCGGGGGAGAGCGAGGCCAGGCGCAGGGTGCGGTTGGTGGTGGCCCCCAGGGTCAGGTTCTCGCAGGGGTAGCCCAGCCTCATAGCTCGAGGGTCTCCCCCGCCCCCTCCAGCCCGGCCAGGATCCGGCGGGCGGCCTCGTCGGGGGTGAGGGCTCCCCGGGGGGCTCCTCCCAGGGGCGCCCACAGCTCCGTGGCCACCGCCGGCAGGCGCACCAGGATGAGCTTTACCCCCTCCCGTCCCAACTCCTTGCGGGCCGCGTTCACCAGCCCCTCCAGGGCCCGCTTGCCCGCGGCGTAGGCGGCGAAGCCGGGCGCCTCCACGTAGGCCGGATAGGCCCCCAGGAAGAGGGCCCTGGCCCCGGGGTGGAAGCGCGCGTGCTTGAGGGCAAAAAAGGCCCCCAGGAAGTTGGCGGTGAGGACCTCCTCCAGGCGGTCGCGGGGGGTGGCGCGCAGGGGGCTTCGGGCCACCGCCCCCGCCGCGTAGAGCAGCAGGTCCAGGGGGCCGGTGGCCTCGAAGAGGGCGGCCACCTCGAGCTCGTCCCCCAGCTCGAGCGGCGCCGCCCGCCCCCCGGTCTCCGCGGCCAGCGCGGCCAGGGCCTCGGCCCGCCGGCCGGCGAGCCACAGCTCGGCCCGGCCCTGGAGGAGGCGGGCCAGGGCCCCGCCGATGCCGCCGGTGGCGCCGATGATCAGGGTCTTCACGGCCCCAGGGTGACACGGGAGGGGGCCTCCCCACCGGTCCCCCGGCCACAATCGCTAGGGGCAGCCGTTGCCGTGAAGGGCGTACACCTGGCCGTAGTCGCGGGGCGGATCCCTCACTACCCGGTCCCAGTCCACGCAGCGGTAGACCCCCTTCATGAGGTCGGCCACCCCCTGCCGCAGCCCCGCCCCGAGCACCCCCATCCGCCCCGATACTGCCAGCCAGCGGTAGGTCTGGCTCTCCACGTCGGTGCCCGGGCCCTGGTTGGGCAGGGAGGTAGGGCCGAGGCCGGAGAAGTTCTCCACCGGGTTGCCCGAGGCGTTGTGCCACTGGCAGGCCCAGTAGTGGGCCGCCCCGTACCAAGCTTCGGGGGTGAAGCGGCGCATGGTGTCGAGCCAGCCGCTCACATAGGCCTCGAGCAGGGCCTTCACCCGGCCCATGTCGTAGCCGGGGGCCTGGGCGTCGGTGAGGCGGTAGAGGAGCCAGGCGACGTCCCCGGCCCGCCAGCCCTGCCAGCCGTTGCTCATCAGGTAGGTGTCCGGCCCCGGTTTCCCGCAGGGGTCGCCCCAGGAGGGGCTGTAGGGGGGGATGCCGTTGTCCCGCTGCTGCGCCCCGTGGACGCTGAAGACCAGGTTGCGGTAGAAGCTGCGCCCGGTGCCGACGAACATCCCCGGGGGGTAGCCGTAGTCCATGGGGACGTTGCCGGCCCCCACCCCGTCGCCCGGGGTGAGGATCAGGGGCAGCCAGTACCAGGCGTCCATGATGTACTGGTCGGTCTCCTGCGAGGCGGTGGCGGTGGCCTGGAGCCGGTGCAGCTTCTCCTCCTCGCCGAAGATGGCGTGGCCTACCTCAAAGACCTGCGAACCGGGCCAGCCCCTCGGCTCCACCCGGGAGGGCAGGGAGGGCGTCGCCACCCCGCTCGGGGGGGTGTAGAGGAGGCCCCGCTCCGGGTGGGCCCCGGCGAAGCACCCGTGGAAGCGCTCCCCCTGGTCCTCCAGGCCGTAGGCCTGCATCCAGTACCACTGCCGCACCACCCGCCAGCGGGCGTAGTCCAGGAGCTGGCGCACCCCCTCCACCCCGTCCTTGAGCCCCGGCCCCCCACCGCGGTAGTACAGCAGGAGCCGGGCCAGCCCCACCTCGAACTGCGAGCTCAACCCCCCTCGGGGCGAGTTGTCGGGCTTGCAGGCGGCGAAGCCCAGGGGGTCCCGCTCCAGCCCGGCCTCGATCCCGTTCGCGATGGCCGCGATGCCGTCGTATCCCGCGCCGAAGAGGTCCTCCGGGGCGACCCGGGGCAGCCAGTGGTTCCAGTCGGGCAGCTGCAGGGCTATGGGCAGCTCGCGCACGTTGAGGGAGGCCTCGCTGCGCAGCCAATCCGGGCGCAGCCGGGCCCCCGTCGCCTCGTCGCTGGAGAGCACCGCGTCGATCCCCGCCCCCGCCGCCCAGTCCCGCACCGGGCGGCCGTCCAGCCCCGGCCCCGGCTGGTAGGGGGGGTTCCAGGGGCGGGCGTAGGGGGAGGCGTAGGTCGGGAGGCCGCGGATGTAGCTGGCGATGGCCTTCCCCTGGTCCTCGCTCAGGCCGTGGAACTGGGACCGCACCACGATGGAGCGGTTGGAGTAGTTGAAGTACTTGAGGTCCCGCCCGTCGGGGGCGTGGCAGCTGCTGCAGTGGGCCCGCAGGGGGGTGGGGTCGCGGAAGGAGGTGCGCAGGGGGGCCCCCGTCCACAGGGCCTTCCCCTGGGCGGCGGCCTCCGCCCCCGGGAGGGGGGGCGTCCAGCCCGCCGGGTCCTCCTCGCGCAGGGGGGTGGTCAGGGCGGAGTTCCCCGCGGCGTCCAGGAGGTCCAGCCGCACCACCCGGTAGCCCGCGCTCACCCCCGGGGCGCGGTCCAGCACGAAGCTCAGCCGGTGGGGGCCGGGCTGGAGGGAGAGGGGGAGGGAGAGGTCGAAGACCGCGATCTCCCCGTTGATCCCCCCGTTAGGGCGGCTCGGCGTGCCGTCGGGGTGGGTGTCCTGCCCCAGCCGCGCGAGGACGGCCGGGTCGCCGGGGCCCTCGAGGCGGAAGTGGGTGTGGTCCAGGGGGGTAGGGGAGCCCCCGTCCACCTCCAGGTGGCCCTCGTCCTCGCTCTGCAGCCCGTGCACCCGCAGCTTGAGGGTGGCCGCCGGGCGGGCCAGGGTCACCGGCAGGTCCACCCGGGTGCCGTCCGGACCCAGCACCTCCAGCGGGAGGAGGGCGGCAGGGGGTTGCAGCGGGGATGAGGCGGCGGGCGGGGAGGGCTGGTTGCAGGCCGCCAGGCACAGCAGGAGGAAAATCCAGCCCAGGCGCATACCTCGAGCCTAAGATGGGGCTCGCCTCCGCAGGGTTTATTTGCACACGCCGCCCGGGCGGGGTGGGGGGCAACCTCGAGCCTCAATCCGGAATGAGCTTGAACAACCGCCCGGATAGGCTCACGTTGGCCTTTTCCAGGGTGTAGCTCACGGTGTCCCCCGCCAGGCTCACTCTCAGCCCGAGGCGGAACTTTCCGCTCTTCAGCAGGCCGAAAGCCGGGCTGGTCTCGCCGAGGGTGCTGCCGAGCTCGAGCGGCTTCTCTTCGCCGGGGCTGAGGTTGACCGAGCCGGAGGCCACCGTGTAATCCTGGTTGCCGTCGTAGATATTGCCGTCGCCCGGAGGGGCTACGTGGACCTCCAGGCTCACGCTGGCCGGGGTGCTGCCGGTGTTCTTCAGGCTCAGGCGAGCCTCGAGCCTGGCCTGCTCCAGGATGTCCAGGTTGGGCAGCTCGAGGGCGAGGCCGTCGGGGTCGTTGCCGTAGGTGCTGTCCCCGTCGTCATCGGGCAGCAAAAGGGTGGCGGTGGTGAGGTCCAGTTGCCCGCTGCGGGAGGCGGTCGGGATGTACGAGAGCGCGTCCACCCGCACCGTGGTCAGCGTGTGGCCGCTGCAGGCGGCCAGCCCAAGCGCCAGGAAAAGGATCAGGGTACGCTGCATGGTCGTGCTCCTAGAAGCCCAGGCTCAGGGCCAGGCCATAGACGGTGCCCCTGACGACGGGGGCCTGGTGGACCGTGAGGGCGGTGTCCAGGCTGAAGCCCTCCAGCCGCACCCCTCCGCCCAGCCCAAACTTGAAGCCCCCTTCCAGCCCCGCCCCGGCCCGCAGCCGGTAGGGGCCCAGGGCGTACTCGGCCCCCAGGTGGAAGCTGCTGTCGAGCGAGGAGAAGTCGGCCCCTACCAGGAGGCTGCCCTCCTCCAGGGGCAGCCGGTAAGCCCCGTTGAGGAAAAGGGCTGGGGCAAAGCCCCCGCTTTGGCGCTCCGCCGGGGTTTGGCTCGAGCTCCCGTTCTGCACGGTGACCTCGGTGCCCGACCAGCGGATGAAACCCACCAGGTTGCGCACCCCCAGGCCCAAGGTGAAGCCCTGGTAGTCCACCACCACCCCGGCGTCGGCGCGGACCCCGAAGCCCTGGCCATTCCCCGGCACGCTGTAGAAGTAGCGCACCTCGTAGTCGGTGCCGTTGGGGTTGCCGTTCTGGTCGAAGGTGGGGCGGGCCGTGGCCTGGGCCTCGAGATAGCCCAAGCCGTAGAAGCCCTCCCCGCGCACCCCGGCGTAGAGCTTCCCCGCGAAGTCGGGGAGCTCCGGCAGGGGCGTGGCGTAGGCCAGGTTGAGCCCCAACCCGCTTATGAAGTTGGTTCGGCCGGTGAGGGCGCAGGGCGAGGGGGTGGCGCTGCGGCAGCGGCTGAGGTCGCCGGCGCCTACGGCCTGCTTGAGGTCCTCGCTCGCCTCCACGCCGAGGCCGCCGCTGCCGTAGATGAGGCCCAGCTCGAGCCCCAGCCCCGGCACACCGGTCTCGAGGGGAAGGCGCAAAAGGGGGGGAGGGGTCAGCGCCGAGATCGTCTGGCCACCGCCCCCCACGCTGAAGTCGAGGTTCAGAGGGTTGCCCTGACCGTCGGTGATGCGAACTTCGTTTTGACCGATGGAGAAAACCACCTCATCCGGGCTGCGCGCGGGGTTGAAGAGGAAAGAGTCCAGGTGGGTGAGCTGGTCGTAGAAGCTGAGGGCGTCGAAGCGCTGTTTGAAGGTCTGGCGGTCGTAGAAGTAGGCCGGGGCGTTGGTCTCGGGGAACAGCGGCAAGACCATCCGCAAAAGGCCCAGCGGCAGGCGGAACCCCTCCGCCTCGGCGTAGGCAGGGGGGTAGGCGGCATAGGCCGGGTTGTAGGGCGCGGCCTCGGGCCCGGGGAGGATCAGCCCGCCGAGGCCCTGCTGGCGGACGCCTTGGGCCAGGGTCATTGCTGAACTGGTTACCAAAAGGAGCAAAAGCCATCGTCTCATCCGGAACGGGAGATAGAACCTCAGACCCGCTCACCTCCTTCGCATAAAAGTATTTTAGTAAACAGTGTTCTTGTAAGGCCCAGCCCGCGCGTGAAGTCGTACCCGCAGAAAAATGTGCCTGCGGCAGAGCCGGGCCAGGATGTAGCCCTAGGGGATGGGCGCGAGGTAGGCCGGCGGAACCCGCTCAGGAGGCACTTCAGAGGGATCGGAGGCGCGGGTGGGCCAGGCGCCGACCGGGGGCGCAGGGCTCCGGGCGCGTGGTTTTCCCGACGCCTCGAGAACCCCTGGCCTCGCCGGGGCAAGGGGAGGGTGAAGATGTCAACGGTCCCACCCTTTAATCTTTTAGACTCAGAGCAGCCATGTATAAGCCTAAACCTTGGGAGAATAACCAGAAACAGCTCCATCTAAACCTGCGGGCCCAGCTCTTTGAGATCCCTCCCTTGTGGGATGCGCTCTTGATCGGTTGTCGGGCTCCCATCGGCCCGGAGGCCGCCCGGCGCATGGCCGAGAGCCTATCCCCCGGCCAGTACGAACTGATCCCTCTGGAGGGGCCGGTGGTCGAGGCCTGCTTGGTGCGCAAGAAGCTGCTGCAGTTGGTGGAATCGGAGAGCCTGCTGCGGGTTCTATTGGAGGAATGCGCGCAGATGCTCGATGAGGAGACGGTGATCCGGGTGCACTTGGACCTGGAGTTGCAGGCCAGGCATACCCTGAGGCTAAAATAGGTCCAACCTTATGCAGCGCCGTGTTAGCGACGTCATGATTCGGGATCCCCTGGTAATAGAAGGTGAGCTAAGCGTGGCCGAGGCGGCCCGCCTGATGAACCAGCACCGGGTGGGCGGCTTGCCGGTGTTGGTAGGCGGTCAGTTGGTGGGCTTGCTCACCTCGAGGGACGTGCGGGCGGCCCACCCCAACCGCCTGGTTCTGGACGCCATGCGCAAGGCCCCCCTGACCATCTCTCCCGAGGCTAGCCTCTTCGAGGCCTTTGAGCAAATGCAACAGGAAGAGGTGGAGCGGCTGTTGGTGGTGGAGGGGGAGAGATTGGTGGGGGTGCTGACCAAGGGCACGCTTCTGTACGCCCTGGGGGCCAGCCAGGACCCCCTGACCGGGCTGGCCCGTGCCGACTGGCTACGGCACACCCTGGAGGGCTATTTGCAGGAAGGCTTGGATCCCACGTTGGTCTTTGCCGACCTGGACGGATTCGGCTCGCTCAACAAGGCCCATGGCCACGTGGCGGCGGACCGGGCCCTGCGGGTGCTGGGCCAGTTGCTGGGGAACTTTGCCCGCGCCCACGGCGGGGAAGCCTTCCGCTATGCCGGGGACGAGTTCGTGCTGCTGTTCCCCCGCCCCCGCAGCGAGGTGCTCCCGCTGTTGGAAAAGTTGCGGCAGGAGGTCAGAGCGCTGAAGGTGGAGGGCCTGCCGCCGCTATCTTTCTCCTTGGGCGTATCTGGGGGGCAGCGCCACTCGGGTCGGGTGCCGGAGAACCCAGCGGCCACCGCCGACGACCTCATCAACCTGGCCAGCCAGGCCTCCACTAAAGCCAAGGGAAGCGCCCAGGGCTGGGTTCAGGTAGTAGTTGAAGAGGGGGGCTGATTCTCCGTCAATGGCCCCTGAGCGGTCTGGTAACAAAATTTACGCTAGCAGAATGCGTACAACCCCACCCTCTCCTGCTAGTAATACGTCCTACGTCGTACGTCGAACGAAGGGGATCGGTCTCTCGGGTGTATGGGCCTCCCGCCGCCGGAGGCGGCGGCGTCCCGACAGGGAATCTACCCCTAGGTGTACGGGCGTAGCCCGTCCCGATAGGGAATCTACCCCGGGTGTACGGAGTTTGCTCTGTCCCGATAGGGGATCGTCCCTTGGGTGTACGGCAGTACGCCGTCCCGAGACGCTTCCTTCGCCGCCGGTAGGCGGGGTAGGGGATCGTCCCCCGCGTTTAGCGTAAGACGTACAGCGTACGACGTAAGTCGCGTTTTGCGTGTAGCATACGACACCAGTAAAGCCCAATGCCCCAAAAATCAAGTTACCAGTGCACTTAGGGCAGGCCGCGGACCGCCTGCCCTGGCGTGAGCCAGATTTTCCCGACAAGGCGGGGCCCGCCGATCCCCTAGCCTGCGGCGACGATTTGATCGATCCAGGCAAATAGCTCCTCCAGATCGTAATCTCCCCCATGCCCCACCCCCCAGGGCAAGAACAGATCCACTGCGTAACCTGCGTTTTGTAACCGGGTGGCCAGGATGATGGGAATGGCCAAAGAGGTGTGAGGATCGGCTGTGCCGTGGCGGATGCGCCAATGGCGGGCGGTTTGGGTGGCGGGAGAGCCGATGTAGCTCATGGGGTTCATCATCCGCACCACCTCGGCAGGGGCCAGACTGCCGCCGACCTTGCTGCGCTCCTGGCTAAAGCGAGTGAAGTGGCGCGCGTTGTCCCGGTTGCTGCCGAATAGTTCATTCTCGGCGTTCTCCAGGCTAAGCCCGTCGAAGGCCGGCGGCACCTTCATCCGCCCCAGCGCCCGCACGTAGGCGTCAAAATCCACCCCCACCACCCGACCGTTTTGCTGTTTCACCCAGTCGACCCGCGAAAGGTCCTGGCCGGCCTCGAGGGCCTTCTGGGCCGAGGCTTGTAGGAAGGCCGCTACATAGTCTTGGAAGCTCCCCGTGCCATCGGGATTCAGGCTCAGGGGTTTTCCGGAGGCATCCCGCAGGCCCAGGCGATTCACGTAGGCAGGGAAGAGGGCTTTGAGTTCCTGGGAGAGGGCGATTTGTTCGGGGCTGAGGCTGCCCGAAACCGGGGCGTGCGGCATTGGGAAGCTGGGGCCGGTCTGTGACGGGGGTGAGGGAAGCTGGTTCTGGTACTCGTTGACCCCGCTAAACTGCCACTCGTAGGCGGCGTCGGCATGTTCCAGGTTGGTGATGGGACAGTAAGCCGAAACGGCGAAGATGTCGTCGCGGGCTGGCGCGGCCCCCAGGGCCTTCAGGTAAGGTTCAAAATCGGGATTGTTGCCGCAGGCGCCCAACAGGGCCGACAGTGCGCCTCCAGCGCTGGTGCCGTTAGAGACGATCCGTTCGGGGTTTCCGGGTATCCGTCGGGCGTTGTGGCGCAGGTAGCGCACCGCCGCCTTGAGGTCCACGATGGCCGCAGGGGCCTTGCCGGTGTAGCTTCCGTCGCCGGCTTGGTTTGTGCGCCCTCGAGCCCCCGGTGAGGCCACCACGTAGCCCCGGGCAAGGGCCAGCAGGATGGCGTTGGGACCAGAGCCGCTAGATCCGGGGGCCGTTTGCAGCCCGGGTTGGCCTGGCTCCGCCGGCATGTACCCCCCCACCCGGTTGGGCAGGAAGATGGGAGCAGACTGGGCGTCATAGTTCCCGATGGACTTGCCCTCGAAGTAGGCCTCAGGGATGTAGAGGTTCATTTGCTGGTAGCGGGTGTCCACCGGCTTCTGCACATACACGATTCCCTCGTAGGCCCGGTACCGCACGCTCTGGTTGCCCACCTGGGCTGTGGCCGAGCGGTATTGCTCGGGGTCGAAGTCGAGGCTGTAGCCCGAGCCGGCCCTGGGCACACAGGCGCTTAGCAGGGGCGGAAAAGCCATGAGTCCTAGACCGGCCTTGAGCACTTTTCTGCGATCCACCTTCTCCATACTCACATCTCCTTTGTTTGAGAAAAGCGCTTTTACCCGGCGGCACGCTCCATTAGCCAGAGCACCACCGCCGCTCCTCCCAGCGCGGTGATCACGGCGGCCTTGCGGGTTTTGCGCAGGAACAGCGAGAGGACAAAGCCGGTGAGGGCCAAAAGCAGCAGGAAAACCCCGGAGAGGTCAACCACCCAGGACCAGGCCGCCCCGGCGTCGCGGCCCCGGTGCAGATCCCCCAGGACCGCCACCGGCCCCTGCTGTACCACCCGCAGCGAGTAGCTGCCGTCTTTCATCTGGATAAAGGCATCGGCGGCATAGCCGGGAGCCCGGAAGCTCAGCGAGGCTTGCTGGTCGTCGTTGCGGTGGTCGCTGACACTCCCTTTGAGCCCGTACCGAGCGCGCAGGGTTTCGGCGGTTTTGAGCCAGTCTACCTGGCCGCCGCTCTGCCATCCTGGGGGTAGGGTGCCGGTGTAGGCCTGCTCGGTTTGTGCGCCGCCAAAAGTCCACTCCGGGTGGTTGAGGAGGAGGCCGGTGGCGGCGAAAAACACCACCACCAGCAGGCTCACCATCGAGGCGTACAGGTGTACCAGCCGCGCCCAGGTGTACAGGCGCGCTTGCAGGGGGTGAGGGGCTTTGCGGACAGAGGGTTCAGCCTTGCTTACCATAGCTGAGGGCCACCCCCTTCAGCTCGCCTTCCCCGGGGTAGCTCCGGCTCAGCGCCGCCGAGCCCAGGGTGAGCTTTTCGCGGAACAGCTCGTATGGCCCGTGCTCGCGGGCCATCTCGATACAGACGTAGTAGTCGCCCT
It includes:
- the chrA gene encoding chromate efflux transporter; the encoded protein is MQGRGWRGVAEVFGVFLRLGLTSFGGPVAHLGYFREEFVRRRGWLDERAYADLVALCQFLPGPASSQVGMAVGLYRAGLGGALAAWLGFTLPSAALLVLFALGVARLEALGSAGWLHGLKVVAVAVVAQAVWGMAQTLTPDRPRLTLAVAAAMLALLLPGSLVQVAIIAASGAAGVWLLRGPVSEGPASLPLQLGRRWGLLFLALFFALLLALPLLCQTPALALFDSFYRAGALVFGGGHVVLPLLQAEVVPPGWVDPQAFVAGYGAAQAVPGPLFTFAAYLGAVNRAGLAPLVGAAIALVGIFLPAFLLVAGTLPFWNRLRGHPGVQAALRGINAGVVGILLAALYTPVWTSAIGSGADFALALGCFTLLAHWKAPPWLVVLLAAGVGGVLG
- a CDS encoding GGDEF domain-containing protein, whose protein sequence is MQRRVSDVMIRDPLVIEGELSVAEAARLMNQHRVGGLPVLVGGQLVGLLTSRDVRAAHPNRLVLDAMRKAPLTISPEASLFEAFEQMQQEEVERLLVVEGERLVGVLTKGTLLYALGASQDPLTGLARADWLRHTLEGYLQEGLDPTLVFADLDGFGSLNKAHGHVAADRALRVLGQLLGNFARAHGGEAFRYAGDEFVLLFPRPRSEVLPLLEKLRQEVRALKVEGLPPLSFSLGVSGGQRHSGRVPENPAATADDLINLASQASTKAKGSAQGWVQVVVEEGG
- a CDS encoding SDR family NAD(P)-dependent oxidoreductase, encoding MKTLIIGATGGIGGALARLLQGRAELWLAGRRAEALAALAAETGGRAAPLELGDELEVAALFEATGPLDLLLYAAGAVARSPLRATPRDRLEEVLTANFLGAFFALKHARFHPGARALFLGAYPAYVEAPGFAAYAAGKRALEGLVNAARKELGREGVKLILVRLPAVATELWAPLGGAPRGALTPDEAARRILAGLEGAGETLEL
- a CDS encoding PepSY-associated TM helix domain-containing protein, with the translated sequence MVSKAEPSVRKAPHPLQARLYTWARLVHLYASMVSLLVVVFFAATGLLLNHPEWTFGGAQTEQAYTGTLPPGWQSGGQVDWLKTAETLRARYGLKGSVSDHRNDDQQASLSFRAPGYAADAFIQMKDGSYSLRVVQQGPVAVLGDLHRGRDAGAAWSWVVDLSGVFLLLLALTGFVLSLFLRKTRKAAVITALGGAAVVLWLMERAAG
- a CDS encoding subtype B tannase — protein: MEKVDRRKVLKAGLGLMAFPPLLSACVPRAGSGYSLDFDPEQYRSATAQVGNQSVRYRAYEGIVYVQKPVDTRYQQMNLYIPEAYFEGKSIGNYDAQSAPIFLPNRVGGYMPAEPGQPGLQTAPGSSGSGPNAILLALARGYVVASPGARGRTNQAGDGSYTGKAPAAIVDLKAAVRYLRHNARRIPGNPERIVSNGTSAGGALSALLGACGNNPDFEPYLKALGAAPARDDIFAVSAYCPITNLEHADAAYEWQFSGVNEYQNQLPSPPSQTGPSFPMPHAPVSGSLSPEQIALSQELKALFPAYVNRLGLRDASGKPLSLNPDGTGSFQDYVAAFLQASAQKALEAGQDLSRVDWVKQQNGRVVGVDFDAYVRALGRMKVPPAFDGLSLENAENELFGSNRDNARHFTRFSQERSKVGGSLAPAEVVRMMNPMSYIGSPATQTARHWRIRHGTADPHTSLAIPIILATRLQNAGYAVDLFLPWGVGHGGDYDLEELFAWIDQIVAAG